A stretch of Lysobacter sp. K5869 DNA encodes these proteins:
- a CDS encoding DUF2339 domain-containing protein: MESLIVLLVLVVLAVPVLLVVALVQLASLRGRVRGLEREVERLSELAEPAGSEETLDDRIKRAAREVAARAQADAAAQAAAPSLAAKPVAPSAAPIPSASPPPLPSGATPPEPPAPRPAQPPALPAAAAPAQPAPPPRPRAPAVPPPPPDIFTVGARWLRRWFTEGNVPVKVGMLVLLAGVAALLKYASDQGWVRVPVELRLAGVAFAAMAGLVFGWRQRERKRIFALSLQGGAIGVLLLVVFAAFKLYGMIPAGAAFALSVVLVAGTGVLSVKQNALALAVFAILAGFLAPIWLSTGSGSHVALFGYYAVLNAGIFAIAWWRPWRALNLLGFAFTWGIGTVWGVLKYRPEHYSTTEPFLLLFFAFYLLIPVLYARRRAAGRRDLIDGCLVFGTPLVAFALQAGLLEGARMPLAFCALGLGALYAALAWWLRRDRRFLALSTPYALLAVGFATLAVPLALAAEATACVFALEGAALAWLGLRQQRLLPQLTGAGLQVAAAMAFAIGASDTVWEAQQPLLNANFAGALLIALAGLASAASYRRSVEVKALAALYYLWGLAWWLGAFVSQIVDFVGDGSRIDAGLVLVAATGWLAAEAYARHTWKALSATAMLAMGAALLFALGQIADHQWPLRDWGWLAWAAYAALGWRSLSALRERAQGELAFAHLGWLWSWAVALGMSLGIWLDRGEAFGLGWIAAAVMLPALAIAAACLWRPQWIGAPVAQRFAQWRAGATASFVVVLTLAVAVYLSADGDPRPLMWLPLLNPLSLAQWATLLLLGAWLGSPLVGAPLRQRRVPLLALAGFVLITVEVLRSAHFWGGTSWGPSMFSASLVQTSLTVVWSVLGVAGWIAGSRRGQRGLWLAGAVLMGVVLAKLVFVDRSHLGNLLGIASFIAYGLLCTLVGYFAPAPPAREALAEHDPDSDSDSDERRAQDASA; the protein is encoded by the coding sequence ATGGAATCGCTGATTGTCTTGCTCGTGCTCGTCGTGTTGGCGGTGCCGGTGCTGCTGGTGGTGGCGCTGGTCCAGCTCGCGTCTCTGCGCGGGCGGGTGCGCGGGCTGGAGCGCGAAGTCGAGCGCCTGAGCGAATTGGCCGAACCGGCGGGCAGCGAGGAGACCCTGGACGACCGGATCAAGCGCGCCGCGCGCGAGGTCGCGGCGCGCGCGCAGGCGGACGCCGCGGCGCAGGCCGCCGCGCCGTCGCTGGCCGCGAAACCCGTGGCGCCATCCGCCGCACCGATTCCATCCGCATCGCCGCCGCCGCTTCCCTCCGGCGCGACGCCGCCCGAACCGCCCGCCCCGCGCCCCGCGCAGCCGCCGGCGCTGCCCGCCGCCGCCGCGCCGGCCCAGCCCGCGCCGCCGCCGCGCCCGCGCGCGCCGGCCGTTCCGCCGCCGCCGCCGGACATCTTCACCGTCGGCGCGCGCTGGCTGCGGCGCTGGTTCACCGAGGGCAACGTGCCGGTCAAGGTCGGCATGCTGGTGTTGCTCGCCGGCGTCGCCGCGCTGCTCAAGTACGCCAGCGACCAAGGCTGGGTGCGGGTGCCGGTCGAACTGCGCCTCGCCGGCGTCGCCTTCGCCGCGATGGCCGGGCTGGTGTTCGGCTGGCGCCAGCGCGAACGCAAGCGGATCTTCGCGCTGAGCCTGCAAGGCGGCGCGATCGGCGTGCTGCTGTTGGTGGTGTTCGCCGCGTTCAAGCTCTACGGCATGATCCCGGCCGGCGCCGCGTTCGCATTGAGCGTGGTGCTGGTGGCCGGCACCGGCGTGCTGTCGGTGAAGCAGAACGCGCTGGCGCTGGCGGTGTTCGCGATCCTCGCCGGCTTCCTCGCGCCGATCTGGCTGTCCACCGGTTCGGGCAGCCACGTCGCGCTGTTCGGTTACTACGCCGTGCTCAACGCGGGCATCTTCGCCATCGCTTGGTGGCGGCCGTGGCGCGCGCTGAACTTGCTGGGCTTCGCCTTCACCTGGGGCATCGGCACGGTGTGGGGCGTGCTCAAGTACCGGCCGGAGCACTACTCGACCACCGAACCGTTCCTGCTGCTGTTCTTCGCCTTCTATCTGCTGATCCCGGTGCTGTACGCGCGCCGCCGCGCCGCCGGCCGGCGCGATCTGATCGACGGCTGTCTGGTGTTCGGCACGCCGCTGGTCGCTTTCGCCTTGCAAGCCGGCTTGCTCGAAGGCGCGCGCATGCCGCTGGCGTTCTGTGCGCTCGGCCTGGGCGCGCTGTACGCCGCGTTGGCGTGGTGGCTGCGCCGCGACCGGCGCTTCCTTGCGCTGAGCACGCCGTACGCGTTGCTCGCGGTCGGCTTCGCGACCTTGGCGGTGCCGCTGGCGCTGGCCGCGGAAGCCACCGCCTGCGTGTTCGCGCTGGAAGGTGCGGCGCTGGCGTGGCTGGGCTTGCGCCAGCAGCGCTTGCTGCCGCAGCTGACCGGCGCGGGCTTGCAAGTGGCCGCGGCGATGGCGTTCGCCATCGGCGCCAGCGACACCGTGTGGGAGGCGCAGCAGCCGCTGCTCAACGCCAACTTCGCCGGCGCGCTGTTGATCGCGCTGGCGGGCTTGGCCAGCGCGGCGAGCTACCGGCGCAGCGTCGAGGTCAAGGCGCTGGCGGCGCTCTATTACCTGTGGGGTCTGGCCTGGTGGCTGGGCGCGTTCGTCAGCCAGATCGTCGATTTCGTCGGCGACGGTTCGCGCATCGATGCGGGGCTGGTGCTGGTGGCCGCGACCGGCTGGCTCGCCGCGGAAGCCTACGCCCGTCATACGTGGAAGGCGCTGTCGGCGACCGCGATGCTGGCGATGGGCGCGGCGCTGCTGTTCGCGCTCGGCCAGATCGCCGACCACCAGTGGCCGCTGCGCGATTGGGGCTGGCTGGCCTGGGCGGCGTACGCGGCGCTGGGCTGGCGCAGCCTGTCGGCGTTGCGCGAGCGCGCGCAGGGCGAACTGGCGTTCGCGCATCTGGGCTGGTTGTGGTCGTGGGCCGTGGCGCTGGGCATGAGCCTGGGCATCTGGCTCGACCGCGGCGAGGCCTTCGGCTTGGGCTGGATCGCGGCGGCGGTGATGCTGCCGGCCTTGGCGATCGCTGCGGCTTGCTTGTGGCGGCCGCAGTGGATCGGCGCGCCGGTGGCGCAGCGCTTCGCGCAATGGCGCGCCGGCGCGACCGCGTCCTTCGTCGTGGTGCTGACGCTGGCGGTGGCGGTGTATCTGAGCGCCGACGGCGATCCGCGTCCGCTGATGTGGCTGCCGCTGCTCAATCCCTTGAGCTTGGCGCAGTGGGCGACGCTGCTGCTGTTGGGCGCGTGGCTGGGCTCGCCGCTGGTGGGCGCGCCGCTGCGCCAGCGCCGCGTGCCGCTGCTGGCCTTGGCGGGCTTCGTGCTGATCACCGTGGAAGTGCTGCGTAGCGCGCACTTCTGGGGCGGCACCAGTTGGGGGCCGTCGATGTTCTCTGCCAGCCTGGTACAGACCAGCCTGACCGTGGTGTGGAGCGTGCTCGGCGTGGCCGGCTGGATCGCCGGCTCGCGCCGCGGCCAACGCGGGCTGTGGCTGGCCGGCGCGGTGCTGATGGGCGTGGTGCTGGCGAAGCTGGTGTTCGTCGACCGCAGCCATCTGGGCAATCTGCTCGGCATCGCCTCGTTCATCGCCTACGGTTTGTTGTGCACGCTGGTGGGTTACTTCGCGCCGGCGCCGCCGGCGCGCGAGGCGCTCGCCGAACACGATCCCGACTCCGACTCCGACTCCGACGAACGCCGCGCGCAGGACGCCTCCGCATGA
- a CDS encoding ribonucleotide-diphosphate reductase subunit beta: MSIAPPRLLDPGFDLTLRPMRYAQFYEMYRDAIRNTWTVEEVDFSQDVNDLKHKFGPAERHLVERLVAFFATGDSIVANNLVLNLYQHINAPEARMYLSRQLYEEALHVQFYLTLLDTYLPDPNERAKAFDAVENIPSIRAKAEFCFRWIDSIQDVKRVETREQRRQFLLNLICFAGCIEGLFFFAAFAYVYYLRSRGLLNGLASGTNWVFRDESCHMAFAFEVIRTAREEEPDLFDDELRAQVVKMFEEAVDCEYLFAQDVLSGGVVGLSLKDMRQYLEYCADQRMVQLGMPKHFGATNPFAFMDLQDVQEVTNFFERRVSAYQVGVQGEVAFDEAF; the protein is encoded by the coding sequence ATGTCCATCGCCCCGCCCCGCCTGCTCGACCCCGGTTTCGATCTCACCCTGCGCCCGATGCGCTACGCGCAGTTCTACGAGATGTACCGCGACGCCATCCGCAACACCTGGACCGTCGAGGAAGTGGATTTCTCCCAGGACGTCAACGACCTCAAGCACAAGTTCGGTCCGGCCGAGCGGCATCTGGTCGAGCGTCTGGTCGCGTTCTTCGCCACCGGCGACAGCATCGTCGCCAACAATCTGGTGTTGAACCTCTACCAGCACATCAACGCGCCGGAAGCGCGCATGTACCTGTCGCGCCAGCTGTACGAAGAAGCGCTGCACGTGCAGTTCTACCTGACCCTGCTCGACACCTACCTGCCCGACCCGAACGAACGCGCCAAAGCCTTCGACGCGGTCGAGAACATTCCCTCGATCCGCGCCAAGGCCGAGTTCTGCTTCCGCTGGATCGACTCGATCCAGGACGTGAAGCGGGTCGAGACGCGCGAGCAGCGCCGCCAGTTCCTGCTCAACCTGATCTGCTTCGCCGGCTGCATCGAAGGCTTGTTCTTCTTCGCCGCCTTCGCCTACGTCTACTACCTGCGCTCGCGCGGCCTGCTCAACGGTTTGGCTTCGGGCACCAACTGGGTGTTCCGCGACGAGAGCTGCCACATGGCGTTCGCGTTCGAGGTGATCCGCACCGCGCGCGAGGAAGAGCCGGACCTGTTCGACGACGAGCTGCGCGCGCAAGTGGTGAAGATGTTCGAAGAAGCGGTGGACTGCGAATACCTGTTCGCCCAGGACGTGCTGTCCGGCGGCGTGGTCGGCCTGTCGCTGAAGGACATGCGCCAGTACCTGGAGTATTGCGCCGACCAGCGCATGGTCCAGCTCGGCATGCCCAAGCACTTCGGCGCGACCAATCCGTTCGCGTTCATGGACCTGCAGGACGTGCAGGAAGTGACCAACTTCTTCGAGCGGCGCGTGTCGGCGTATCAGGTCGGCGTGCAGGGCGAAGTGGCGTTCGACGAAGCGTTCTGA
- a CDS encoding TonB-dependent siderophore receptor: MSVSPLRLAPARLALALAPLCFAPLAAAADAASTAAADAAPPVHELDQIQVHGAAAPKFGAQRSVSATKTDTPLLETPQAVTVLPRALIDAQGGRSLNEMLALVPGVSLNNGDGQRDQVFIRGFSALADQYLDGVRDDAMYFRDLANVERIEVLKGPAAMLFGRGSSGGLVNRISKQPLDTAQASLRLYADSEGGRRGEFDATGALGPGAGRIVAALEDSDTFRDQGFIERWLIAPSYRFDLGGGQLLLQASAQRDERVTDFGIPSLFGRPVDVPIDTYYGSADARRDDYSRARVNVFNAVYSKSLAPQWELRATLRGTDYELRRRNTLITGNPFLSNGRWLSARRHAGNDRDQRAWFAQTDVTYEGGRHRVLIGGEYSYERKDQASYGGRATNIDLLAPVLDRPVFNPRAEAAARSRLRNAAVYVQDQIALNEQWKAVLGVRYDDYRQQTRDRLNANAPRLDRSDREWSPRLGLIWMPAPQHSLYASWGESFQPSAESLPLSTVNVDLSPETTANRELGYKFARADGLLSFDAAVFESEREHIKTTDPLDPRRQIGVGTQRTRGAEVGLAASLLDQRLDLYAGYAYLDGRITKSNNAAGGVPFQGKVSPLTPRHSASLYAEYALGGGFSVGALAQHVSLQYAAPTNLSALPAFTRFDFNARYRSGPWDWRLRLENAFDKRYFASAHGSVDGFNAPGAPRTVSLTVDYRFF; encoded by the coding sequence ATGTCCGTTTCGCCTCTCCGGCTGGCGCCGGCGCGTCTCGCGCTGGCCCTGGCTCCGCTGTGCTTCGCGCCGCTCGCCGCGGCCGCCGACGCGGCTTCCACCGCCGCTGCCGACGCCGCGCCGCCGGTGCACGAGCTCGACCAAATCCAGGTGCACGGCGCGGCCGCGCCGAAGTTCGGCGCCCAGCGCAGCGTCAGCGCGACCAAGACCGACACGCCGCTGCTGGAAACCCCGCAAGCGGTGACCGTGCTGCCGCGCGCGCTGATCGACGCCCAGGGCGGACGCTCGCTCAACGAGATGCTGGCGCTGGTGCCCGGCGTCTCGCTCAACAACGGCGACGGCCAGCGCGATCAGGTCTTCATCCGCGGCTTCAGCGCGCTGGCCGATCAATACCTCGACGGCGTGCGCGACGATGCGATGTACTTCCGCGATCTCGCCAATGTCGAGCGCATCGAAGTGCTCAAAGGCCCGGCGGCGATGCTGTTCGGCCGCGGCTCGTCCGGCGGCCTGGTCAACCGCATCAGCAAGCAGCCGCTGGACACCGCGCAGGCCTCGCTGCGCCTGTACGCCGACAGCGAAGGCGGCCGTCGCGGCGAATTCGACGCCACCGGCGCGCTCGGCCCGGGCGCCGGCCGCATTGTCGCCGCGCTGGAGGATTCCGACACCTTCCGCGATCAGGGCTTCATCGAGCGCTGGCTGATCGCGCCGTCGTACCGCTTCGACCTCGGCGGCGGCCAGTTGCTGCTGCAAGCCAGCGCGCAGCGCGACGAACGCGTCACCGACTTCGGCATCCCGAGCCTGTTCGGCCGGCCGGTCGACGTGCCGATCGATACCTACTACGGCTCGGCCGACGCGCGCCGCGACGATTACAGCCGCGCCCGCGTCAACGTGTTCAACGCGGTCTACAGCAAGTCGCTGGCGCCGCAGTGGGAACTGCGCGCGACCCTGCGCGGCACCGATTACGAACTGCGCCGCCGCAACACCCTGATCACCGGCAATCCTTTCCTCAGCAACGGCCGCTGGCTGTCCGCGCGCCGCCACGCCGGCAACGACCGCGACCAGCGCGCGTGGTTCGCGCAGACCGACGTGACGTACGAAGGCGGCCGCCACCGCGTGCTGATCGGCGGCGAATACAGCTACGAGCGCAAGGATCAGGCCAGCTACGGCGGCCGCGCGACCAACATCGACCTGCTCGCGCCGGTGCTCGACCGCCCGGTGTTCAACCCGCGCGCCGAAGCGGCCGCGCGCAGCCGGCTGCGCAACGCGGCGGTGTACGTGCAGGATCAGATCGCGTTGAACGAGCAGTGGAAAGCGGTGCTGGGCGTGCGCTACGACGATTACCGCCAGCAGACCCGCGACCGCCTCAACGCCAACGCGCCGCGGCTGGACCGCAGCGACCGCGAATGGAGCCCGCGCCTGGGCCTGATCTGGATGCCGGCGCCGCAGCATTCGCTGTACGCGAGCTGGGGCGAATCGTTCCAGCCTTCGGCCGAGAGCCTGCCGCTGAGCACGGTCAACGTCGACCTGAGCCCGGAAACCACGGCCAATCGCGAGCTCGGCTACAAGTTCGCCCGCGCCGACGGTTTGCTGAGCTTCGACGCGGCGGTGTTCGAAAGCGAACGCGAACACATCAAGACCACCGACCCGCTCGACCCGCGCCGGCAGATCGGCGTCGGCACCCAGCGCACGCGCGGCGCCGAGGTGGGGCTGGCGGCTTCGCTGCTGGATCAGCGTTTGGATCTTTATGCGGGGTACGCGTACCTCGACGGGCGCATCACCAAGTCCAACAACGCCGCCGGCGGCGTGCCGTTCCAGGGCAAGGTCTCGCCGCTGACGCCGCGCCACAGCGCGTCGCTGTACGCCGAGTACGCGCTCGGCGGCGGCTTCAGCGTCGGCGCGCTGGCGCAGCACGTGTCGTTGCAGTACGCCGCGCCGACCAACCTCAGTGCGCTGCCGGCGTTCACGCGTTTCGATTTCAACGCGCGTTACCGCAGCGGGCCGTGGGATTGGCGTTTGCGCCTGGAGAACGCGTTCGATAAGCGGTATTTCGCGTCGGCGCACGGGTCGGTGGATGGGTTCAACGCGCCGGGCGCGCCGCGGACGGTGAGTTTGACCGTGGATTACCGGTTCTTCTGA
- a CDS encoding acyl-CoA thioesterase, with protein MTEARMTEIVFPDHTNHLGTLFGGQALAWMDKAAFIAASRYARRTVVTARSEQIDFHLPVPKGALVELIARVVETGRTSMQVEVEMIREDLLTGESQLATRGRFTMIALDVEGKPTAVPALPGV; from the coding sequence ATGACCGAAGCCCGCATGACCGAGATCGTCTTCCCCGACCACACCAACCACCTGGGCACGCTGTTCGGCGGCCAGGCGCTGGCGTGGATGGACAAGGCCGCCTTCATCGCCGCCTCGCGCTATGCGCGCCGCACCGTGGTCACCGCGCGCTCGGAGCAGATCGATTTCCACCTGCCGGTGCCCAAGGGCGCGTTGGTGGAACTGATCGCGCGCGTGGTCGAAACCGGCCGCACCTCGATGCAGGTCGAGGTGGAGATGATCCGCGAGGACTTGCTCACCGGCGAATCGCAGTTGGCCACGCGCGGGCGCTTCACCATGATCGCGCTCGATGTCGAGGGCAAACCCACCGCGGTACCGGCGCTGCCGGGCGTCTGA
- a CDS encoding ribonucleoside-diphosphate reductase subunit alpha, with product MSVTKRSGRREPVDLNKIVRAVTRCAEGLYSVDPMRVSTRTISGLYDGATTRELDELSIRTAALLTAEEPEYGRLAARLLAGVIEKEVAGIEIHAFSQSVQRGFDLGLINQRLLDFVQANARKLNDAIDRNLDAKFDYFGLRTLYDRYLLRHPTARTVIETPQQFFLRIACALSEDVADALALYRRMAQLDYIPSSPTLFNSGTTHEQLSSCFLLDSPEDSLEAIYKRYMDVAKLSKFSGGIGLSYTRIRARGSLIRSTNGLSNGIVPWLKTLDASVAAVNQGGKRKGAACVYLEPWHADIEEFLELRDNTGDEARRTHNLNLANWIPDEFMRRVEADAEWSLFDPAKVPQLTDLWGESFERAYHAAEAAGLAVKKVKARDIYARMMRTLAQTGNGWMNFKDKSNRACNQTLRDGNVVHLSNLCTEILEVTSQDETAVCNLGSINLSHHVEMFEDGKGAFDFEKLAETVRLAVRQLDRVIDLNFYPIETARRANLRWRPVGLGAMGLQDVFFKLRLPFDSEPARKLGREIAEAIYFHALSASNELAMEHGKHPSFDDTRASGGELQFEAWGMEPSQPERWTELRARIKQHGLRNSLLVAIAPTATIASIAGCYECIEPQVSNLFKRETLSGDFLVVNKYLVEELKKLGLWTPEMRDRIKMAEGSIQGVAEIPESLRQVYRTAWELPMRSLIDMAADRGAFIDQSQSLNLFIESPNIGQLSSMYMYAWKKGLKTTYYLRSRPATKIAKTTVSAPAAAPVAPKPEYSESDAIACSLENPEACEACQ from the coding sequence ATGAGCGTGACCAAGCGCAGCGGCCGCCGCGAACCGGTCGACCTCAACAAGATCGTGCGCGCGGTGACCCGCTGCGCCGAAGGCTTGTACTCGGTCGATCCGATGCGCGTGTCCACCCGCACCATCTCCGGCCTGTACGATGGCGCGACCACGCGCGAACTCGACGAGCTGTCGATCCGCACCGCCGCGCTGCTGACCGCCGAGGAACCCGAGTACGGCCGCCTCGCCGCGCGCCTGCTCGCCGGGGTGATCGAGAAGGAAGTCGCCGGGATCGAAATCCACGCGTTCTCGCAGTCGGTCCAGCGCGGCTTCGACCTGGGCCTGATCAACCAGCGCCTGCTCGACTTCGTCCAGGCCAACGCGCGCAAGCTCAACGACGCGATCGACCGCAACCTCGACGCCAAGTTCGACTACTTCGGCCTGCGCACGCTGTACGACCGCTACCTGCTGCGCCACCCGACCGCGCGCACCGTCATCGAGACCCCGCAGCAGTTCTTCCTGCGCATCGCCTGCGCGCTGAGCGAGGACGTGGCCGACGCGTTGGCGCTGTACCGGCGCATGGCCCAGCTCGATTACATCCCGTCCTCGCCGACCCTGTTCAACTCCGGCACCACCCACGAGCAGCTGTCGAGCTGCTTCCTGCTGGATTCGCCGGAAGATTCGCTGGAAGCGATCTACAAGCGCTACATGGACGTGGCCAAGCTGAGCAAGTTCAGCGGCGGCATCGGCCTGAGCTACACCCGCATCCGCGCGCGCGGCTCGCTGATCCGTTCCACCAACGGCCTGAGCAACGGCATCGTGCCGTGGCTGAAGACGCTCGACGCCTCGGTCGCCGCGGTCAACCAGGGCGGCAAGCGCAAGGGCGCGGCCTGCGTGTACCTGGAGCCGTGGCACGCCGACATCGAAGAGTTCCTGGAACTGCGCGACAACACCGGCGACGAGGCGCGCCGCACCCACAACCTCAACCTCGCCAACTGGATTCCCGACGAATTCATGCGCCGGGTCGAGGCCGACGCGGAGTGGTCGCTGTTCGACCCGGCCAAGGTGCCGCAGCTGACCGACCTGTGGGGCGAGTCGTTCGAACGCGCCTACCACGCCGCCGAAGCCGCCGGCCTCGCCGTCAAGAAGGTCAAGGCGCGCGACATCTACGCGCGGATGATGCGCACCCTGGCCCAGACCGGCAACGGCTGGATGAACTTCAAGGACAAGTCCAACCGCGCCTGCAACCAGACCCTGCGCGACGGCAACGTGGTGCACCTGTCCAACCTGTGCACCGAAATCCTGGAAGTGACCTCGCAGGACGAGACCGCGGTGTGCAACCTCGGCTCGATCAACCTCTCGCACCACGTCGAGATGTTCGAAGACGGCAAGGGCGCGTTCGATTTCGAGAAACTGGCCGAAACCGTGCGTCTGGCCGTGCGCCAGCTCGACCGCGTGATCGACCTGAACTTCTACCCGATCGAAACCGCGCGCCGCGCCAACCTGCGCTGGCGTCCGGTCGGCCTGGGCGCGATGGGCCTGCAGGACGTGTTCTTCAAGCTGCGCCTGCCGTTCGATTCCGAGCCCGCGCGCAAGCTCGGCCGCGAGATCGCCGAAGCCATCTACTTCCACGCCCTGTCGGCGTCGAACGAACTGGCGATGGAGCACGGCAAGCACCCGTCCTTCGACGACACCCGCGCCAGCGGCGGCGAACTGCAGTTCGAAGCCTGGGGCATGGAGCCCTCGCAGCCGGAGCGTTGGACCGAACTGCGCGCGCGGATCAAGCAGCACGGCCTGCGCAACTCGCTGCTGGTGGCGATCGCCCCGACCGCGACCATCGCCTCCATCGCCGGTTGCTACGAGTGCATCGAGCCGCAGGTGTCGAACCTGTTCAAGCGCGAGACCCTCTCGGGCGACTTCCTGGTGGTCAACAAGTACCTGGTCGAGGAGCTCAAGAAGCTCGGCCTGTGGACCCCGGAGATGCGCGACCGGATCAAGATGGCCGAAGGCTCGATCCAGGGCGTCGCCGAGATCCCCGAATCGCTGCGTCAGGTCTACCGCACCGCGTGGGAACTGCCGATGCGCTCGCTGATCGACATGGCCGCCGACCGCGGCGCCTTCATCGACCAGAGCCAGTCGCTGAACCTCTTCATCGAGAGCCCGAACATCGGCCAGCTCAGCTCGATGTACATGTACGCGTGGAAGAAGGGCCTGAAGACCACGTATTACCTGCGCTCGCGTCCGGCGACCAAGATCGCCAAGACCACGGTCAGCGCGCCGGCCGCCGCGCCGGTGGCGCCGAAGCCGGAATATTCCGAGAGCGACGCGATCGCGTGCTCGCTGGAAAATCCGGAAGCCTGCGAAGCCTGCCAGTAA
- a CDS encoding aldo/keto reductase encodes MPLDHYRTLGRSGLRISPICLGTMTFGDDWGWGSDETQARHVFDAYLERGGNYFDTANFYTGGSSETLLGRFAQGRRDRLVIATKFSLCTDPGDPNAGGNHRKNLRRSVEDSLRRLDTDYIDLLYLHAWDATTPVEEVMRGFDDLVRAGKVLYAGVSDLPAWQAARMQTLAELRGWSPLVALQTEYSLAQRESERELLPMARELGLGVSAWSPLASGVLTGKYSRADLDPATAQGRRAVAIGNGALTERALDIAEVVVEIARELDRPAAQVALAWTLQRPGAIVPVIGARTEAQLLQNLGALEIELGTAQIERLEQASAIALGFPHDFLALPGIVGAMFGGAQVRRDW; translated from the coding sequence ATGCCACTGGACCACTACCGCACCCTCGGCCGCTCCGGCCTGCGCATCAGCCCGATCTGCCTGGGCACCATGACCTTTGGCGACGATTGGGGCTGGGGCAGCGACGAAACCCAAGCGCGGCACGTGTTCGACGCCTACCTCGAACGCGGCGGCAATTACTTCGACACCGCCAATTTCTACACCGGCGGCAGCTCGGAAACCCTGCTCGGCCGCTTCGCCCAAGGCCGCCGCGATCGGTTGGTGATCGCGACCAAGTTCTCGCTGTGCACCGACCCGGGCGATCCCAACGCCGGCGGCAATCACCGCAAGAACCTGCGCCGCTCGGTCGAGGACAGCCTGCGCCGGCTCGATACCGACTACATCGACTTGCTGTATCTGCACGCCTGGGACGCGACCACGCCGGTCGAGGAAGTGATGCGCGGCTTCGACGATCTGGTCCGCGCCGGCAAGGTGCTCTATGCCGGCGTGTCCGACCTGCCCGCGTGGCAGGCCGCGCGCATGCAGACCCTGGCCGAGTTGCGCGGCTGGTCGCCGCTGGTGGCGCTGCAGACCGAATACAGCCTCGCCCAGCGCGAGAGCGAGCGCGAACTGTTGCCGATGGCGCGCGAGCTCGGCCTCGGCGTGAGCGCGTGGTCGCCGCTGGCCTCGGGCGTGTTGACCGGCAAGTACTCGCGCGCCGACTTGGATCCCGCCACGGCGCAAGGCCGGCGCGCGGTCGCCATCGGCAACGGCGCCTTGACCGAGCGGGCGCTGGACATTGCCGAGGTCGTGGTCGAGATCGCGCGCGAACTCGACCGGCCGGCGGCGCAGGTCGCGCTGGCGTGGACGCTGCAGCGGCCGGGCGCGATCGTGCCGGTGATCGGGGCGCGCACCGAAGCGCAGTTGCTGCAGAACCTGGGCGCGTTGGAGATCGAACTCGGCACGGCGCAGATCGAGCGGTTGGAACAAGCCAGCGCCATCGCGTTGGGGTTTCCGCACGATTTCCTGGCCTTGCCCGGGATCGTCGGCGCGATGTTTGGCGGCGCGCAGGTGCGGCGGGATTGGTGA